The Stackebrandtia nassauensis DSM 44728 genome includes the window AGCCGCGCACTGGACAACGCCGCCGCCGATCGCCGCAGCGGCTTCTACAGCCAAAAGTCGATTCTCGACACCTTGACCGGGAACGTGCGCGAAGCCCGCGCCACCCTCGGCGCGCTGACCGATCAGTAACCCCCGTCCCTGCTGTCCCGAAAGGAGACTCGCTGTGAGCACAGTGGCCAACACCACCACTGCGATCGAAGCCACCAACGACCCGACCGCTGCGGCGTGGTGCCGCGCCTGCGACCAGCCGGTCGGATCGTGTGAGTGCGACCGGTCGACGAGTCCCGCTCACCCCACCGTTGCGGTCGCCGGTCGACCGGACACCACCGCCCCGGTCGATGCCCGGTCGCATTCGGGTGCGGCGCCGGTCGAGGAGCGGTCAGCGACCGACCGCTCCTCGGCGGACTCGACGACGGTCGCCCCGTTGCGGCTGGGCGGCAAGACGGCAGCGGGGCTGTTGGCGTTGGCCGCCGCCGCACTGGGACTGGTGGGCTTCGCCGTCTCGTTCGAAACCGTCGCCGAAGCCGTCGAACCTGCCTTCCAGGAATACGCGTTCCTGGTTCCCACCGGCGTCGATCTGGGCATCTTCGTGTTCGCCGGGATCGGGTTGCTGCTGGCCCGCATGGACATGAGCCTGCCGTGGCTGCGCCTGGTGCCATGGGGTCTGACCGCCGCCACCGTGTACCTGAACATCACCGCCTACGACCAGCTGATGTACCAGGTCGCGCACGCTGTCTTGCCGCTGTTGTGGGTCGTGGTGTGCGAAGTGGGCACCCACGTCATCCGGGTGCGCGTCGGCCTGGAACGCGGCACCCACACCGACAGCATCCCCATGTTTCGGTGGCTGCTGGCGCCTGTCGCGACGTTCAGGCTGTGGCGGGTCATGCGGCTGTGGAACATCACCTCCTACCCCCAGGCGCTAGCCGACGAGAAGCAGCGACTGCTGGCCAAGACCGCGATGATGTGTCGCTACGGCAACGCCTGGCGCAAAGAAGCCCCGGCGATGCTGCGCGCCCGCTACCGGATGCGCACCCTCACCGAAACCGATGTGTGGGCCTGGCACACCGACCGCCCCGCACCCGACCGGGCAGCGACCGCCAAACGACCGGCGGATACACGCAGCGACCGCAAACCCGCGCCAGCGACCGGCAAACCCACCGTGGCCCACCGACCGGACACCACCCGGCGATCCACGCCGCGACCGACACCGACCGGAACCGACCGCTCAACCCAGTCCGACGACAGCGTCCCGACCGCCGACCGACTCGCCGCCGCCTACGCCCAATTCAAAGCCGAAGGCATCGAGCCTTCCGGCACCGAACTGGCCGCAAAGGCCGACTGCAGCAAGACCGTCGCCAACGACTGGAAGAAACAGCGCCGTGAAGGAGGCAAGTGATGTCCGGACACCGAATCCGCAAGGGACAGCCCAAACAGTCACAGCAACGCGCTCAGCGCCGTCAGGCCAGCCTCGCCTACAAGC containing:
- a CDS encoding DUF2637 domain-containing protein, with amino-acid sequence MSTVANTTTAIEATNDPTAAAWCRACDQPVGSCECDRSTSPAHPTVAVAGRPDTTAPVDARSHSGAAPVEERSATDRSSADSTTVAPLRLGGKTAAGLLALAAAALGLVGFAVSFETVAEAVEPAFQEYAFLVPTGVDLGIFVFAGIGLLLARMDMSLPWLRLVPWGLTAATVYLNITAYDQLMYQVAHAVLPLLWVVVCEVGTHVIRVRVGLERGTHTDSIPMFRWLLAPVATFRLWRVMRLWNITSYPQALADEKQRLLAKTAMMCRYGNAWRKEAPAMLRARYRMRTLTETDVWAWHTDRPAPDRAATAKRPADTRSDRKPAPATGKPTVAHRPDTTRRSTPRPTPTGTDRSTQSDDSVPTADRLAAAYAQFKAEGIEPSGTELAAKADCSKTVANDWKKQRREGGK